The Aureitalea marina genome includes a window with the following:
- a CDS encoding BatD family protein produces the protein MKWKAFIFVLIFGAIGSCLAQVQFEAKVSKEKLGINERLRIDFEMNQDGDNFNPPDFDGFRVVGGPNQAVSNSWINGKRSYSKTYSFFLAPQKRGRITIGQATIEIEGEIYKTSPIRVEVTAAVEKPKDGNNADFVASENVHLVAEVSKTDPYLNEAITVVYKMYVSNEVSITSSWRELDTPKYADFWSQNIDSRGNYKIFEGKYKGQDYRYVVLRTTVLYPQKSGELQIEPLTLDVPIDVLSNRRDIFGRRLTTRVNKTISAGKRTINVKPLPTDGRPADFSGAVGQFDFSVTADRTALDANESLQLAITVKGKGNLKLFDLPSVTVPSSLEMYEPEREENVTTKLSGMEGSVTDRYTVVPQFKGDFPIRPISFSYFDTDTRAYKTLTSDEIVINVANGPITEATNTSRDETAGKRVVETTDQFKYIMLDPALRSVDEKTFFRSSKFWYLLAAPFVFIPLLIVMDRNRRRRLLDVDRSRVRQADKLARKFLQEAKRNQNNKEAFYEALERALHNFLKAQLDLSTSEMSKEHIANLLRDNGVEEITIEDFTQLLKSCEFARYTPANSDTIRQDYEKAAQTMLQINKQMGR, from the coding sequence ATGAAATGGAAGGCTTTCATATTTGTGTTGATTTTTGGTGCGATAGGATCGTGCCTGGCACAAGTACAGTTTGAAGCCAAGGTTTCCAAGGAAAAACTCGGAATAAACGAACGCTTACGGATCGACTTCGAGATGAACCAGGACGGGGATAACTTCAACCCTCCGGACTTCGATGGGTTTCGCGTGGTGGGAGGGCCAAACCAGGCCGTGTCCAATTCCTGGATCAATGGGAAAAGAAGTTATTCCAAGACCTATTCGTTCTTTCTAGCTCCTCAAAAAAGGGGAAGGATCACCATAGGCCAGGCTACTATAGAAATAGAAGGAGAGATCTATAAGACCAGTCCTATTCGGGTTGAGGTCACCGCCGCTGTGGAGAAGCCAAAAGATGGCAACAATGCAGATTTTGTGGCCAGTGAGAATGTGCACCTTGTGGCCGAAGTCTCCAAGACGGACCCTTATCTGAATGAAGCAATAACTGTGGTCTATAAAATGTATGTCTCCAATGAGGTCAGCATAACCAGTAGCTGGAGGGAGTTGGATACACCTAAGTATGCCGACTTTTGGAGTCAGAACATCGATAGCCGCGGGAACTACAAAATATTCGAGGGCAAGTACAAAGGACAAGATTACCGATATGTAGTGCTTCGAACAACGGTGCTTTACCCTCAGAAATCAGGCGAATTACAGATCGAACCCCTTACACTGGATGTGCCGATCGATGTATTATCCAACCGCAGGGATATCTTTGGGCGAAGGTTAACCACTCGAGTCAATAAGACCATTTCTGCAGGAAAACGGACCATCAATGTCAAACCATTACCTACGGACGGACGCCCTGCCGATTTTAGCGGTGCTGTTGGTCAGTTTGATTTTAGTGTAACTGCAGACAGAACGGCTTTGGATGCGAACGAATCGTTGCAGTTGGCCATTACGGTGAAGGGGAAAGGTAATTTGAAGCTCTTTGACCTGCCATCTGTAACCGTCCCTAGTTCATTAGAGATGTACGAACCAGAGCGAGAAGAGAATGTGACCACAAAGTTGAGTGGGATGGAGGGATCTGTTACTGATAGGTATACGGTAGTGCCTCAATTCAAAGGGGATTTCCCGATCAGACCGATTTCTTTCTCCTATTTCGATACGGATACTCGTGCATATAAGACTTTGACCTCGGACGAGATCGTGATCAACGTGGCCAATGGGCCCATTACTGAGGCTACAAATACAAGCAGGGATGAAACTGCTGGTAAACGGGTAGTAGAGACCACCGATCAGTTCAAGTACATCATGTTAGACCCAGCCTTGAGATCCGTCGATGAGAAGACTTTCTTTCGCTCTTCCAAATTCTGGTATTTGCTGGCGGCCCCATTTGTGTTTATCCCTTTGCTTATTGTTATGGATCGCAACAGACGCCGAAGATTGTTAGATGTGGACCGCAGCAGAGTGAGACAAGCAGATAAATTGGCTCGTAAGTTTTTGCAGGAGGCGAAGCGCAATCAAAACAACAAGGAAGCCTTTTACGAGGCATTGGAAAGAGCCTTGCACAATTTCCTGAAGGCTCAATTGGATCTATCTACATCAGAGATGTCCAAGGAACATATTGCCAATTTGCTCCGGGACAATGGAGTGGAAGAGATCACGATCGAAGATTTTACCCAGCTGCTAAAGAGTTGCGAATTTGCACGTTACACCCCGGCCAATTCGGATACCATCCGACAAGATTATGAAAAGGCGGCTCAGACCATGCTTCAGATCAATAAACAAATGGGACGATGA
- a CDS encoding tetratricopeptide repeat protein, translating to MRTFLTILFGVFTIYGSLAQNETLFEQGKQHYRDQEFAEALGKWNEILNDGQHSTALYFNMANAHYKLNQVGMSIYFYEKALQLDPTNVDVRNNLSYAQNATVDVIEPLPRTLFQRWSDDLSGLFSLSGWATLTVLFGFLTALFFVLYYFSSRERSKRILFAGSLGSLGLTIFALLISFMVESKASKVNPAIVVSERTDIQSEPSLGSEQSFILHEGTKVQILDQEGDWYRIQIADGKDGWLFKDAIKRL from the coding sequence ATGAGGACATTCTTGACCATATTATTTGGAGTCTTCACCATTTATGGAAGCTTAGCTCAGAACGAAACGCTTTTTGAGCAAGGTAAACAACATTACCGGGACCAGGAGTTTGCCGAAGCCCTTGGAAAATGGAATGAGATTCTCAATGATGGGCAACATTCTACGGCCTTGTACTTTAATATGGCCAATGCTCATTATAAGTTGAACCAGGTTGGTATGAGCATTTATTTCTACGAGAAGGCCTTACAATTGGATCCTACCAATGTTGATGTTCGCAATAATCTGTCCTACGCACAAAATGCGACTGTGGACGTGATCGAGCCGCTTCCTCGCACCCTCTTTCAGCGCTGGTCAGATGATCTTTCAGGCCTTTTTAGTCTTAGTGGTTGGGCGACATTGACCGTTCTGTTTGGCTTTTTGACCGCTCTTTTCTTTGTTCTGTACTACTTTAGTTCTAGGGAGCGCAGTAAGCGAATTCTCTTTGCCGGTTCCCTGGGGAGTTTAGGACTGACCATTTTTGCCCTGCTCATATCCTTTATGGTAGAGTCTAAGGCAAGTAAGGTTAACCCCGCAATCGTTGTTTCCGAGCGTACCGATATTCAAAGTGAGCCTAGTCTGGGAAGTGAGCAGTCCTTTATCCTGCACGAAGGCACCAAGGTTCAAATCCTTGATCAGGAAGGAGATTGGTATCGTATACAGATCGCAGATGGTAAAGATGGTTGGCTTTTCAAGGATGCCATCAAGAGGCTGTAA
- a CDS encoding DUF58 domain-containing protein — MDTKELLKKVRKIEIKTRRLSDHVFGGEYHSTFKGRGMTFSEVRQYQFGDDVRNIDWNVTARYNEPFVKVFEEERELTMMLVADISGSELFGTRNQFKNEIITEVAATLAFSALQNNDKIGLILFSDQIELFIPPKKGKSHVLLIIRELLEFESGSKKTDIAQALKYMTNVMKKKAIVFVLSDFIADGYADTLKIVAGKHDVTGIRIYDHREEEIPNLGMVQMEDEETGEQMLVNTASSKVRNAYYAFNRERVDYFRDAFRKSGAGSLSCRVDESYVKKLLGYFKNRA, encoded by the coding sequence TTGGATACTAAGGAACTGCTTAAGAAAGTCCGTAAGATCGAGATCAAGACAAGACGCTTGAGCGATCATGTATTTGGAGGAGAGTATCACTCGACCTTCAAAGGGAGGGGTATGACCTTCAGTGAGGTCAGACAGTATCAGTTTGGGGATGATGTGCGTAACATCGATTGGAACGTCACCGCCCGATACAACGAACCCTTTGTCAAGGTTTTCGAAGAGGAGCGCGAACTGACCATGATGTTGGTTGCGGATATCAGTGGATCAGAGTTATTTGGAACGCGGAATCAGTTTAAGAACGAGATCATTACAGAGGTTGCGGCAACTTTGGCATTTTCAGCGCTGCAGAATAATGACAAGATCGGCTTGATCTTGTTCTCTGATCAGATCGAGCTATTTATCCCGCCTAAGAAAGGGAAATCCCATGTCCTGCTTATTATCCGAGAGTTATTGGAGTTTGAATCCGGATCCAAGAAGACGGACATTGCTCAGGCATTGAAGTATATGACCAATGTAATGAAGAAGAAGGCTATCGTTTTTGTGCTTTCGGATTTCATCGCTGACGGTTATGCAGATACGCTAAAGATCGTCGCTGGAAAACACGACGTCACCGGAATACGTATCTACGATCATCGGGAGGAAGAGATTCCAAACCTGGGAATGGTACAGATGGAGGACGAAGAGACTGGAGAACAGATGCTGGTCAATACGGCCTCTTCCAAGGTCCGTAATGCGTATTATGCATTCAATAGGGAGCGGGTGGATTATTTCCGGGACGCGTTCAGGAAAAGTGGAGCTGGCTCACTTTCTTGTCGCGTAGATGAAAGTTATGTGAAAAAATTATTGGGATATTTTAAGAACAGGGCATAA
- a CDS encoding VWA domain-containing protein: protein MYQLESPVYFYLLALVPVVVVLWLFGSIWKRQKQKRFAEKSLLQRLSPDRSWFKSALKIGVVSLAVVMMSFALVNPKLGTKLETVKREGVDVVFALDVSKSMLAEDIAPNRLEKSKQLVAQIINSLAGDRIGIIGYAGSAFPQVPITTDFSSAKLFLNSMNTDMVSSQGTAITEAIEMAKTYYNDEEQTNRVLFIISDGEDHEGNVAGVAKEAADAGIQIFTIGVGSSGGGPIPIKRNGILQYYKRDQENNQVITRLDEAMLEEIADQGGGDYIDGSNTKDVVESVTAILNGMDKKEFEAKQFTDFKDQFQWFIAGALLMLIIDMFLLERKTNWLRKLNLFNEKSRS from the coding sequence CTGTATCAACTGGAATCGCCCGTATACTTTTACCTCCTGGCCTTAGTGCCAGTGGTGGTGGTATTGTGGCTGTTTGGGTCCATCTGGAAGCGACAAAAGCAGAAGCGTTTTGCAGAAAAGTCATTGCTTCAGCGATTGAGCCCGGATCGTTCCTGGTTCAAGTCTGCCCTTAAAATCGGGGTGGTTTCCCTGGCGGTGGTCATGATGAGTTTTGCTTTGGTCAATCCCAAGCTAGGAACCAAATTGGAGACTGTTAAAAGAGAGGGTGTGGATGTTGTCTTTGCCCTGGATGTTTCCAAAAGTATGCTAGCCGAAGACATTGCGCCTAACAGATTGGAGAAGTCCAAGCAGTTAGTCGCTCAGATCATCAATAGTCTGGCGGGAGACCGAATTGGGATAATCGGATATGCGGGAAGTGCATTCCCCCAGGTTCCCATCACCACCGATTTTTCATCGGCTAAGTTGTTCCTTAACAGCATGAATACCGATATGGTCTCTTCTCAAGGAACAGCCATCACAGAAGCCATAGAAATGGCGAAGACCTATTATAATGATGAGGAACAGACCAATAGGGTGTTGTTTATCATCAGTGATGGAGAGGATCATGAAGGCAATGTAGCGGGAGTCGCTAAAGAAGCGGCAGATGCTGGGATACAGATCTTCACCATTGGAGTGGGAAGCTCTGGTGGAGGCCCCATCCCAATCAAGCGTAATGGGATCCTTCAGTACTATAAAAGAGATCAGGAAAACAATCAAGTAATCACTCGATTGGATGAGGCAATGTTGGAAGAGATAGCCGACCAGGGAGGTGGTGACTACATTGATGGAAGCAATACCAAGGATGTTGTTGAGAGTGTAACAGCCATACTGAATGGTATGGACAAGAAAGAGTTTGAGGCCAAGCAATTCACAGATTTTAAAGATCAATTTCAGTGGTTCATCGCCGGTGCCTTGCTGATGTTGATCATCGATATGTTCTTGTTGGAGCGAAAGACCAATTGGTTGCGCAAACTCAACCTGTTTAATGAAAAATCACGTTCATGA
- a CDS encoding aldo/keto reductase: MTWGIWGKDLSTEQMASRIEHALDLGITSFDHADIYGDYTTEAAFGEAFKASGIDRSSMEIITKCGIQYVGNTRQNVIKHYQYDADYIVWSAEKSIADLQCDYLDLFLLHRPSPLMHPEEVQKAADRLLSEGKIRSFGVSNFTNSQSDLIASKTAISANQIEFSLVAHQAMLDGSLDYMKLNGIVPMCWSPLGGVFKDDNEQTDRIKSTLEELCPTYDAAPDQLLLAWIMKLPAAIHPVIGTTDPKRMKQAMEATEIQLSEIDWFKLWVASTGHKVP, encoded by the coding sequence ATGACCTGGGGTATTTGGGGCAAGGATCTTAGCACCGAACAGATGGCTTCCAGAATAGAACATGCCCTGGATCTGGGCATCACCTCTTTTGACCATGCGGATATCTATGGGGACTACACCACCGAGGCGGCTTTTGGAGAGGCATTTAAAGCCTCAGGTATTGATCGAAGCAGCATGGAGATCATCACGAAATGTGGGATTCAATATGTTGGAAATACTCGCCAGAATGTCATCAAACACTATCAATACGACGCAGATTATATCGTTTGGAGTGCAGAGAAATCTATTGCCGACCTTCAGTGCGACTACCTCGATCTGTTCCTGTTGCACCGGCCAAGCCCACTAATGCATCCGGAAGAGGTACAAAAGGCTGCAGACAGACTGCTCTCAGAGGGAAAGATCAGGTCATTTGGGGTGTCTAATTTTACGAATTCACAATCGGATCTGATCGCGTCCAAAACGGCTATTTCGGCTAATCAGATCGAATTTTCACTGGTAGCACATCAAGCCATGTTGGACGGGAGCCTGGATTATATGAAGCTAAATGGAATCGTCCCCATGTGCTGGAGCCCATTGGGAGGCGTGTTTAAAGATGACAATGAGCAGACTGACAGGATCAAGTCTACCCTAGAGGAACTTTGTCCAACATACGACGCGGCACCAGACCAATTGCTTTTGGCATGGATCATGAAACTTCCGGCAGCAATTCATCCGGTGATCGGTACTACGGACCCCAAACGAATGAAACAAGCAATGGAGGCGACAGAGATCCAATTGAGTGAGATCGATTGGTTTAAACTCTGGGTGGCCAGTACCGGACATAAAGTACCCTAA
- a CDS encoding tetratricopeptide repeat protein: MKGLSNIILLFSLLLVSIGHAQELSKEKQKEIKEAETYLSEASSAIDDEDFINAEAEYRKAISLLPENETGKYNLGTAYYNENKNGEAMNRFKQAAAIAQGKPAKHKAFHNLGNTLMNAKDYQGAVEAYKNALRNNPTDDETRYNLALAKEMLEKNPPEGGGGEDDEENNEDQNQEDQQQQQDQNEGEDGEDGEQEDQQDQGDQPDQNQEGDQQDQGNPNEQKNKPQEGDQQKQQQPRPGQLSPQQIQNLLDAMNNEEKKVQDKINAKKQKGAKVKSDKDW, translated from the coding sequence ATGAAGGGATTATCTAACATAATATTGCTCTTCTCTTTGCTCCTGGTTTCCATTGGACATGCCCAGGAACTATCCAAGGAAAAACAAAAGGAGATCAAAGAAGCCGAGACTTATCTTTCTGAAGCAAGTAGTGCGATCGATGACGAGGATTTTATCAATGCCGAGGCTGAATATCGCAAAGCAATCTCCTTATTGCCAGAGAATGAGACCGGAAAGTATAATCTTGGTACCGCCTATTACAATGAGAATAAGAATGGTGAGGCGATGAATCGGTTTAAGCAGGCGGCAGCTATAGCACAGGGAAAACCCGCCAAGCACAAGGCATTTCACAACCTGGGAAATACCCTGATGAATGCGAAGGATTATCAGGGCGCCGTAGAGGCCTACAAGAATGCGCTCAGAAACAATCCAACCGACGACGAAACCCGATATAATTTGGCTTTGGCTAAAGAAATGCTGGAAAAGAACCCGCCTGAAGGTGGAGGTGGAGAAGATGACGAAGAGAATAATGAGGATCAGAATCAGGAGGACCAGCAACAACAGCAAGACCAGAATGAAGGAGAAGACGGGGAAGACGGCGAACAAGAGGATCAGCAGGATCAGGGAGATCAGCCCGATCAGAATCAGGAAGGAGATCAGCAGGATCAAGGTAATCCCAACGAGCAAAAGAACAAACCCCAGGAAGGGGACCAACAAAAACAACAACAGCCTCGCCCCGGGCAGTTATCTCCTCAACAGATCCAGAATCTATTGGATGCTATGAACAACGAGGAGAAAAAGGTTCAGGACAAGATCAACGCCAAGAAACAAAAAGGGGCCAAGGTTAAATCGGATAAAGACTGGTAA